One stretch of Halobacillus litoralis DNA includes these proteins:
- a CDS encoding ABC transporter substrate-binding protein: MVNVKKNLFVVMLLVLSMFLYACSSGDEESASGEGKVTLDFWVFGATNYEDLAKEYEKENPNVKINIKNSELGDHHDSLFTSISAGTGAPDLTMIEVDQLDRYREAQDRFVNLYDLGADEIQDQYLDWKWKMAENGEGDFLFGLPTDIGPKAMYFHTEVFEEAGLPTDPDKVSEMISTPEHFTDAATTVLDKTGKPMVDSMEMAFRANMDALEVSYFNRDGELLIGEADNGVKEAYDYAVELHNKGVVGSFEMWTPEWANALNQGGFAVEMAPAWLKGYMTENAPEGAGKWRVTTLPTDFAGNWGGSYVAIPSETKHSEEAYKFAKWMLSPENQLESFVQSGLFPSAPEVYEMEEFVNNSDEYFGGQNTAAYFAEAAKEIPEVYKGPKYVTVNNEVLTALRNVQEGADPEEEWEAAVKRIEGLVSR; the protein is encoded by the coding sequence ATGGTGAATGTGAAAAAGAATTTATTTGTCGTTATGTTGTTGGTCTTATCAATGTTCCTTTATGCATGTAGTAGTGGCGATGAAGAATCAGCATCAGGTGAAGGCAAAGTCACTCTTGATTTCTGGGTTTTCGGTGCTACCAACTATGAAGATTTAGCGAAAGAGTATGAAAAAGAAAATCCAAATGTCAAAATCAATATCAAAAACTCAGAGCTTGGCGATCATCATGATAGTTTGTTCACATCGATTTCAGCTGGAACAGGCGCTCCGGATTTGACGATGATCGAGGTTGACCAGTTGGACCGATACCGCGAAGCGCAGGATCGCTTTGTTAACTTGTACGACTTAGGTGCAGATGAGATTCAGGATCAATACTTAGATTGGAAATGGAAAATGGCTGAAAATGGTGAAGGAGATTTCTTGTTCGGTTTACCGACAGACATAGGTCCGAAAGCGATGTACTTCCACACAGAAGTATTCGAAGAAGCTGGCCTGCCGACAGATCCTGATAAAGTTAGTGAAATGATTTCAACTCCTGAACATTTTACAGATGCAGCGACAACAGTTTTAGATAAAACAGGTAAGCCAATGGTGGACAGTATGGAAATGGCGTTCCGTGCAAACATGGATGCTCTTGAAGTCAGCTACTTCAACCGTGATGGTGAACTATTGATCGGTGAAGCTGACAATGGAGTAAAAGAAGCTTATGACTACGCGGTTGAACTTCATAATAAAGGTGTCGTAGGATCATTCGAAATGTGGACACCTGAGTGGGCGAATGCGTTGAACCAGGGTGGATTTGCTGTAGAAATGGCACCGGCTTGGTTGAAAGGTTACATGACTGAAAACGCTCCAGAAGGCGCAGGTAAGTGGAGAGTGACTACTCTTCCAACAGACTTCGCTGGAAACTGGGGAGGTTCTTACGTAGCCATTCCATCCGAAACGAAACATAGCGAAGAAGCTTACAAATTCGCTAAATGGATGCTTTCTCCTGAGAACCAGTTAGAGTCCTTCGTACAAAGTGGTTTGTTCCCATCTGCTCCGGAAGTTTACGAAATGGAAGAGTTCGTGAACAACTCTGATGAATATTTCGGTGGGCAGAACACGGCTGCTTACTTCGCAGAAGCAGCAAAAGAAATTCCTGAAGTTTACAAAGGACCAAAATACGTAACGGTAAACAATGAAGTATTGACGGCTCTAAGAAACGTGCAAGAAGGTGCAGATCCTGAAGAAGAGTGGGAAGCAGCTGTCAAACGTATTGAAGGTTTAGTGAGTCGCTAA